The Chloroflexota bacterium genome window below encodes:
- a CDS encoding STAS domain-containing protein, with amino-acid sequence MSLLPAAIDDNELSPARKTLLDRIHLVWIFVNGSTALSLFFLFLFNFFSGNSAWVQMLILSISSIGSTGILWYTNSKPVQWRLWAALISSMVALIEIALFFQNGYLIAISITSVVSIYAVTADRHELITWSAVIGVTFTIIFAVLNGVEQTPPKWLNDLHLNLLISKVLVPAFIGGGIVMIALLLLGLSNTLRQSLNEANERRRVAEEAQASQAKTLAQVERQAAEQARLLELVRDLETPVIPVLDGVLVLPIVGHLESKRLENLTELLLNRVSQERAHTVLLDITAVSVVDTATAQHLIQLARAIRLLGAECVITGIRAHVASTLVALGITWEGLRTAGSLRDGIAKIIAEKNIAI; translated from the coding sequence ATGAGTTTGCTACCCGCCGCCATCGACGATAACGAACTATCTCCTGCCCGCAAAACCTTGCTTGATCGCATCCATTTGGTGTGGATATTTGTCAATGGCTCAACTGCATTAAGCTTGTTTTTCCTCTTTCTCTTCAATTTCTTTAGCGGCAACAGTGCTTGGGTCCAAATGTTGATCTTATCGATCTCGTCGATTGGCTCAACTGGGATTTTGTGGTACACCAATAGCAAGCCAGTTCAATGGCGCTTATGGGCAGCCTTGATTAGCTCGATGGTCGCATTAATTGAAATTGCCCTTTTCTTCCAAAATGGCTATTTGATTGCGATTTCAATCACCAGTGTGGTCAGTATCTATGCAGTTACCGCTGATCGCCACGAATTAATCACTTGGTCGGCAGTGATTGGCGTGACCTTTACAATTATTTTTGCGGTTTTGAATGGGGTTGAACAAACTCCGCCAAAATGGCTGAATGATTTACACCTCAACTTGCTGATTTCAAAAGTGCTGGTGCCAGCCTTTATTGGCGGCGGGATTGTGATGATTGCCTTGTTGCTGCTTGGTTTGAGCAACACGCTGCGTCAATCGCTCAACGAGGCCAATGAACGACGGCGGGTGGCTGAAGAAGCTCAAGCCTCTCAAGCTAAAACTTTGGCGCAGGTTGAACGTCAAGCAGCTGAGCAAGCTCGTTTGCTCGAATTGGTGCGCGACCTCGAAACGCCAGTTATTCCAGTACTCGATGGTGTGTTGGTACTGCCAATCGTCGGTCACCTCGAAAGCAAACGGCTGGAAAACTTGACCGAATTGCTGCTCAATCGAGTTTCGCAAGAGCGTGCCCACACGGTGTTGCTCGATATCACGGCGGTGTCAGTGGTTGATACGGCTACTGCTCAGCACCTAATTCAGCTAGCCCGCGCAATTCGTTTGCTTGGCGCTGAATGTGTGATTACCGGGATTCGCGCTCATGTTGCGAGCACCTTGGTCGCGCTGGGAATTACCTGGGAAGGCCTACGCACTGCTGGCTCGTTGCGCGATGGTATTGCCAAAATTATCGCTGAAAAGAATATTGCAATTTAG
- a CDS encoding pyridoxal phosphate-dependent aminotransferase produces MVFDDTDLTPNRIEMARRAATGHFIDLTSSNPTQQGLLFPPDVLEQAAQKYWSQRRYDPNPHGLEPTRQAIIDYYAQRRPALALTLDDIFITASTSEAYSLLFSLLTAPGDNILGPNVTYPLFEYLADLHHVELRTYELDPANNWAIDQASLLAAADQNTRAVLLISPHNPTGAIISEPIAALNQLGIPLICDEVFAPFALAKSHVPALGGLHPDIPVFQLNGISKLLALPDLKLGWIALNQAAQGYAERLELINDTFLSCSTLIQTMLPDLLHAAPPFIDQMLERVRANIAYAREHLAQHPRLIWSEPDGGYYLFLQVRDEFDDEALVVRLIEQGVLVHPGFFFDWIDDCRLMLSALTEPHQWQAGIQKLAQILTI; encoded by the coding sequence GTGGTTTTTGATGATACTGATTTAACACCCAACCGCATTGAAATGGCTCGTCGCGCTGCGACGGGTCATTTTATTGATCTGACCAGTAGTAACCCAACGCAGCAAGGTTTGCTTTTTCCGCCCGATGTGCTGGAGCAAGCCGCCCAAAAATATTGGTCACAACGGCGCTATGATCCAAATCCACATGGTTTGGAGCCAACTCGTCAGGCAATTATTGATTATTATGCTCAGCGCAGGCCAGCTTTGGCATTAACGCTTGATGATATTTTTATTACTGCCAGTACCAGCGAGGCCTATAGCTTATTGTTCTCGTTGCTCACTGCGCCAGGCGATAATATTCTTGGGCCAAATGTGACCTACCCATTGTTTGAATATTTGGCTGATTTGCACCACGTTGAGTTGCGTACCTACGAGCTTGATCCTGCCAATAATTGGGCGATCGATCAGGCTTCGTTGCTGGCTGCCGCCGATCAGAACACGCGGGCGGTTTTATTAATTTCACCGCATAATCCAACTGGGGCAATTATTAGCGAGCCAATCGCCGCATTAAATCAACTGGGAATTCCATTGATTTGCGATGAAGTGTTTGCGCCGTTTGCGTTGGCCAAATCGCATGTGCCAGCATTAGGCGGGCTGCATCCCGACATACCCGTATTTCAATTGAATGGCATTTCTAAGCTCTTAGCCTTGCCCGACCTCAAACTAGGCTGGATTGCGCTGAATCAGGCGGCTCAAGGCTATGCAGAGCGCCTAGAATTGATCAACGATACCTTTCTGAGTTGTAGCACATTGATTCAGACGATGCTGCCCGATTTGTTGCATGCTGCGCCGCCGTTTATTGATCAGATGCTTGAGCGAGTGCGAGCTAATATTGCCTATGCCCGTGAGCATTTGGCCCAGCATCCACGCTTGATCTGGAGCGAGCCAGATGGCGGCTATTATTTGTTTTTGCAGGTGCGCGATGAATTCGATGATGAAGCCTTGGTCGTGCGTTTGATCGAGCAAGGGGTGTTGGTGCATCCAGGCTTCTTTTTCGATTGGATCGATGATTGTCGGCTTATGCTCTCGGCCTTGACTGAACCGCACCAATGGCAAGCAGGTATCCAAAAATTGGCTCAGATTCTTACAATTTGA